One genomic window of Candidatus Eisenbacteria bacterium includes the following:
- a CDS encoding CvpA family protein, giving the protein MNWLDITILVILIAGMIQGLVKGFVRQAFSLMGLVLAIIIAFRYHELLARYLSKWIQHPVALTVISFVVILAIVILLFKLIGLASRAAISAIHVGWFDRLVGGVFGLARFVLLIAVLFALFIVCTDKPTEPMIASKLTPRIMNVSRVIARFLPTELYERYSRNEAKIRKQLGRTGHSGPQTEAGEPTSL; this is encoded by the coding sequence ATGAACTGGCTTGATATCACCATACTAGTTATCCTCATCGCCGGCATGATCCAGGGTCTCGTCAAGGGATTCGTGCGACAGGCGTTTTCTCTCATGGGTCTCGTCCTGGCCATCATCATAGCCTTTAGGTATCACGAGCTGCTAGCCAGATATCTTAGCAAGTGGATTCAGCACCCCGTGGCTCTCACGGTGATCTCTTTTGTTGTCATTCTTGCCATCGTGATCCTGCTGTTCAAGCTGATAGGCCTCGCTTCCAGGGCTGCCATCTCTGCGATACACGTGGGATGGTTCGACAGGTTGGTCGGAGGCGTATTCGGTCTGGCGAGGTTTGTGCTTCTGATAGCTGTCCTGTTTGCGCTGTTTATAGTCTGCACGGACAAACCCACCGAACCAATGATCGCGTCGAAACTCACGCCGCGTATCATGAACGTGTCACGCGTAATCGCCCGTTTTCTACCGACCGAGTTGTACGAGAGATATTCGCGCAACGAAGCCAAGATAAGGAAACAACTGGGTCGTACCGGTCATTCAGGTCCGCAAACAGAAGCCGGCGAGCCGACGTCTCTCTGA
- a CDS encoding NGG1p interacting factor NIF3: MKLKEFYNKCVEAGIAGDRRGKAFITSLLKEEKKRYDKLEGFDKECYDVERLHNPYTDCRILYGDLNTQIKCMMVGIDAHADELLLANELRRRGKQIDAVLTHHPAGFAVKRLPEVMDIQTEQWIAFGVPTHLAEAMIEEKKTWAVRQFHVRNTDAPVDIARILDIPFMATHTPADNWAAGYLQKKVDKAKPRTVGDLIDLLREVSEYRYHASLQAGPTLSCGGKESRAGKVYVDMTGGIMAGKGYLPELSKRGISTLVVMHIPDDALDKAKEEKLNIIVAGHIASDTLGMNLLLDRALSKGVEIVECAGFKRFPRAVEK, encoded by the coding sequence ATGAAGCTCAAGGAGTTCTACAACAAGTGCGTTGAGGCTGGAATTGCGGGGGACCGGAGAGGGAAGGCTTTCATAACAAGCCTTCTCAAGGAAGAGAAGAAGAGATACGACAAGCTCGAGGGTTTTGACAAAGAGTGCTACGACGTCGAGCGGCTTCACAATCCCTACACGGACTGCCGAATTCTCTACGGCGATCTAAACACACAAATCAAGTGCATGATGGTCGGCATAGATGCTCACGCGGACGAGCTGCTTCTGGCCAACGAACTGCGCAGACGCGGGAAGCAGATCGATGCCGTCTTGACGCATCATCCTGCCGGATTTGCAGTGAAGCGTCTTCCCGAGGTGATGGACATACAAACCGAGCAGTGGATTGCCTTTGGCGTACCGACGCATCTTGCCGAGGCCATGATCGAAGAGAAAAAAACGTGGGCCGTCAGACAGTTCCACGTCAGGAACACGGACGCACCGGTAGACATCGCTCGTATTCTTGACATTCCGTTCATGGCCACACATACTCCGGCCGACAACTGGGCCGCGGGCTATCTGCAGAAGAAAGTTGACAAGGCAAAGCCCAGGACCGTCGGCGATCTCATCGATCTGCTTCGTGAAGTTTCCGAATATCGCTACCATGCCAGCCTACAGGCAGGGCCGACGCTGAGTTGCGGTGGCAAGGAGAGTCGCGCCGGGAAAGTGTATGTTGATATGACTGGCGGGATCATGGCCGGCAAGGGCTATCTTCCCGAATTGTCCAAGCGCGGCATCAGCACGTTGGTTGTCATGCACATCCCGGATGACGCGCTCGACAAGGCCAAGGAAGAGAAACTGAACATCATCGTGGCCGGTCACATAGCGAGCGACACGCTCGGTATGAACCTTCTTCTCGACCGCGCGCTGTCGAAAGGTGTCGAGATCGTAGAATGCGCAGGGTTCAAGAGATTTCCGCGAGCCGTGGAGAAATAA
- the tcmP gene encoding three-Cys-motif partner protein TcmP, with the protein MTEDFHKKPFDEGTMVKLRLFENYVAEWLPVFISSAQGKRINIVDFFAGPGRDVKGVDGSPLIALKQIRKFTFRIRQSSSLLYLLLNEKATQKAATLRSIMESQTVDEKLCKCEIEALDFGKAFEKYYPHLLGNANLLFLDQTGVKSISDDVFVRILELPTTDFIFFIASSSLRRFADHPYFHRHLKIPKGTISARSFNETHRVVTDYYRSLVPPGREFYLGSFSIKKGSNLYGIIFGSGHPLGMEKFLRVCWKLHSIRGEANFDIDSEDINARSPHLWKEMDRPKKLDLFERELRQRVLKKELRTDGDLYLFALRRGFRPSHARHVLNRMLKKSEVAMAEPRVRPRISLDGYKAPRTLEVLQNGNL; encoded by the coding sequence ATGACAGAAGACTTTCATAAGAAACCCTTCGACGAGGGGACCATGGTGAAGCTCCGTCTTTTTGAGAACTACGTCGCGGAGTGGCTTCCGGTGTTCATATCCTCCGCCCAGGGAAAACGAATCAATATAGTTGATTTCTTCGCGGGGCCGGGAAGAGATGTCAAGGGAGTAGACGGGAGTCCACTTATTGCGCTTAAACAGATTCGCAAATTCACCTTCCGCATTCGACAAAGCTCCAGTTTGTTGTACTTGCTTCTCAATGAGAAAGCCACACAGAAAGCGGCTACACTTCGCAGCATAATGGAAAGTCAGACAGTTGATGAGAAGTTGTGTAAGTGTGAAATTGAGGCACTGGATTTCGGGAAGGCCTTCGAGAAGTATTACCCACACCTTCTAGGGAATGCAAACCTGCTCTTCTTAGATCAAACCGGAGTGAAGTCCATATCGGACGACGTGTTTGTCAGAATCCTAGAGCTTCCGACGACAGACTTCATTTTCTTTATTGCATCCTCGTCGCTCCGTCGATTTGCCGATCATCCCTATTTCCATAGACACCTGAAGATTCCTAAGGGGACTATTTCAGCTCGGAGTTTCAATGAGACGCACCGCGTAGTTACGGACTACTATCGCAGTCTGGTCCCGCCTGGGAGGGAGTTCTACTTGGGCTCTTTTTCGATTAAGAAGGGCAGCAATCTGTACGGGATCATATTTGGATCGGGACATCCACTTGGAATGGAGAAATTCCTCAGGGTATGTTGGAAACTGCATTCAATTCGCGGTGAGGCGAACTTCGATATTGATTCGGAAGACATCAATGCCCGTTCACCACACCTGTGGAAAGAAATGGATAGACCTAAGAAGCTCGATCTCTTCGAACGGGAATTGCGGCAACGTGTACTGAAAAAAGAACTGAGAACCGATGGTGATTTATATCTATTTGCCCTCCGACGAGGATTTCGGCCATCCCATGCGCGCCACGTATTGAACCGAATGTTGAAGAAAAGCGAGGTAGCTATGGCTGAGCCGAGGGTTAGACCTAGGATCTCTCTGGATGGCTACAAGGCACCCCGGACCCTTGAGGTATTACAGAATGGCAATCTCTAG
- a CDS encoding NAD+ synthase, with protein sequence MFRVALAQVNLCVGDLEGNKRKIIEYIHRARDGQSDLVAFPELSITGYPPEDLLLQPSFVRDSQEALAAIVRETKGIIAVVGFPYAEAHDGSTLYNAAVIARDGSLVSVYRKMLLPNYGVFDEKRYFTAGHSPTTYEIGRLRFAVNICEDIWRPEVSSEQATRGGAHVIVNISSSPYRVGKGVERQSMLSDRARENNAAVCLVNLVGGQDELVFDGESLVFSSGGNLLARAPQFEEALLVADIDVDEIARTRQAGRGGATRDSTRETTGQEAEALTAATVKLGDWKEPVPREPIKSTITRRLNHVEEIHRALVLGTRDYVRKNGFEKVAIGLSGGIDSALVAVIAADALGRENVIGVMMPSGFTSAQSVNDAEDLARRLGIKTVTIPIEEIFCAYLSTLKTAFEGRSQDITEENVQARIRGNVLMALSNKFGWLVLTTGNKSEIAVGYSTLYGDTAGGFAVVKDVPKTLIYELARFRNSLPAGPVIPESILTKAPSAELRTDQKDTDSLPAYSVLDPIIEAYVEQDKSRDEIVNQGFDENVVDRVISMVEKSEYKRRQAPPGVKITPKAFGRDRRMPITNFYNMTRKKR encoded by the coding sequence ATGTTCAGGGTTGCGCTGGCTCAGGTCAATCTCTGTGTCGGTGATCTCGAAGGGAACAAGCGCAAAATCATAGAGTACATTCACAGGGCCAGAGACGGGCAATCCGACCTCGTTGCCTTCCCCGAGCTCTCCATCACCGGTTATCCGCCCGAAGACCTTCTCCTGCAGCCCAGCTTTGTGAGAGACAGTCAAGAGGCGCTTGCGGCAATCGTACGCGAGACAAAAGGAATAATCGCCGTCGTAGGCTTTCCGTACGCAGAGGCGCACGACGGAAGTACACTCTACAACGCAGCAGTAATCGCGAGAGACGGGAGTCTCGTTTCTGTCTACAGGAAGATGCTGCTGCCGAACTATGGCGTGTTTGATGAGAAGCGCTATTTCACCGCGGGTCATTCGCCCACCACTTACGAAATAGGCAGACTTCGCTTTGCCGTTAACATCTGCGAAGACATCTGGAGACCGGAGGTCTCGAGCGAACAAGCCACTCGAGGCGGTGCGCATGTTATCGTCAACATTTCCTCGTCTCCGTACCGTGTCGGCAAGGGAGTGGAGCGACAGAGCATGCTCTCAGACCGCGCCCGCGAGAACAACGCGGCAGTCTGCCTGGTGAACCTCGTCGGCGGGCAGGACGAACTTGTCTTCGACGGTGAGAGTCTTGTTTTCTCGTCCGGCGGGAATCTTCTCGCTCGTGCTCCGCAGTTCGAAGAGGCCCTGCTGGTGGCGGACATCGACGTCGACGAAATCGCTCGGACGCGCCAAGCCGGAAGAGGCGGCGCTACCCGCGACAGTACTCGCGAAACGACCGGGCAAGAGGCCGAGGCCCTTACGGCTGCAACAGTCAAGTTGGGTGACTGGAAAGAGCCCGTCCCGCGAGAGCCCATCAAGTCAACAATCACGCGCAGGCTCAATCACGTCGAGGAAATACACCGCGCACTCGTCCTCGGCACACGCGACTACGTCAGGAAGAACGGGTTCGAGAAAGTCGCCATCGGGTTGAGCGGTGGAATCGATTCCGCCCTCGTTGCGGTCATAGCCGCAGACGCACTTGGTCGCGAGAATGTGATCGGAGTCATGATGCCGTCGGGCTTCACTTCGGCGCAGAGCGTGAACGACGCCGAAGACTTGGCGCGAAGGCTCGGCATCAAGACCGTTACGATCCCAATTGAGGAAATCTTCTGCGCGTATCTGAGCACGCTCAAGACTGCTTTTGAGGGCAGGAGCCAGGACATTACGGAAGAAAACGTGCAGGCGAGAATCCGGGGCAACGTCTTGATGGCCCTTTCCAACAAGTTCGGTTGGCTCGTGCTCACCACGGGTAACAAGAGCGAGATAGCGGTGGGCTATTCGACTCTCTACGGGGACACGGCCGGAGGTTTTGCCGTCGTCAAGGACGTACCAAAAACTCTCATCTACGAGCTTGCGAGATTCAGGAACTCACTGCCCGCAGGTCCGGTGATACCGGAGTCGATTCTGACCAAGGCGCCGTCCGCAGAGTTGAGGACCGATCAGAAGGACACGGACTCGCTCCCGGCTTACAGCGTCCTGGACCCAATCATAGAGGCATACGTCGAGCAGGACAAAAGCCGAGACGAAATCGTCAATCAAGGGTTTGACGAGAACGTGGTTGACCGGGTGATATCAATGGTGGAGAAAAGCGAGTACAAACGTAGACAGGCGCCACCTGGAGTCAAGATCACGCCGAAGGCGTTCGGCAGAGACAGGCGAATGCCGATCACAAATTTCTACAACATGACACGAAAGAAACGCTGA
- a CDS encoding phage Gp37/Gp68 family protein, whose translation MAISRIEWTEMSWNPVTGCSKLSAGCKNCYAEVLAKRLCSMGSEKYVNGFEVATHPEALPVPFKWKTPRMVFVNSMSDLFHDAVPLSFILEVFKVMNQCRRHQFQVLTKRPKRLVSLDQVLPWSANIWMGVSVENEEVLGRVDWLRKCSAKVKFLSLEPLLGPLNHLSLAHIDWVIVGGESGSRARPTREEWVLEIRNKCADTGVPFFFKQWGGANRKKAGRLLCGRTYEQMPPFAAEESLLLA comes from the coding sequence ATGGCAATCTCTAGGATCGAATGGACAGAGATGTCATGGAACCCGGTCACGGGATGTTCCAAGCTGTCCGCGGGATGCAAGAACTGCTACGCCGAAGTCTTGGCCAAGAGACTGTGCTCTATGGGTTCAGAGAAGTACGTGAACGGCTTTGAGGTAGCGACGCATCCCGAGGCGCTCCCGGTTCCGTTCAAGTGGAAGACCCCCCGCATGGTTTTTGTGAACTCAATGAGCGACTTGTTTCACGACGCAGTACCCTTGAGCTTCATACTGGAAGTGTTCAAGGTCATGAACCAGTGCAGGCGGCACCAGTTTCAGGTATTGACCAAAAGGCCTAAGCGTCTGGTGTCGCTGGATCAAGTGCTTCCATGGAGTGCTAATATCTGGATGGGAGTCTCCGTTGAGAATGAGGAGGTGCTGGGTCGAGTAGATTGGCTTAGGAAATGCAGTGCGAAGGTCAAGTTCTTATCGCTGGAGCCCTTGCTGGGTCCCCTCAACCATCTTTCCTTGGCTCACATTGATTGGGTGATTGTCGGGGGAGAGTCTGGCTCCCGTGCAAGACCGACTCGGGAGGAGTGGGTCTTGGAGATCCGCAACAAGTGTGCAGACACTGGGGTACCCTTCTTTTTCAAGCAATGGGGTGGGGCAAATAGGAAGAAGGCCGGGCGTCTATTGTGTGGGCGGACGTATGAGCAGATGCCACCCTTTGCCGCCGAAGAAAGCCTATTGCTGGCTTAG
- the dinB gene encoding DNA polymerase IV translates to MRTIAHIDMDAFFASVEQVFNPHYKGKPLVVCGDPNRRGVVSTASYEARKYGVRAGMPLQEARYLCPNGIYVEGNSEKYVHVSLKLLEIYKDFTPMVEPFSIDEAFLDLTGTIYEWEVARKGAILIKKRIREEFNLTASIGIAPNKYMAKMASGLEKPDGLVQIDSEDYRKIFWKRKVEELWGVGAKTAVALRRLGIDTVDDLARFPVTILRAEFGINGEKLSDMANGKDDSPVTPYYEGVPVKSMGHEYTLREDTDSLDKLERTLLRLSDQVGRRLRQEGYLGDTVTLKLRSSTFATITRQKKLTGYTDEDRMIFGVGRGLLKENWKGEKVRLVGVSISGLVRRGHSLSESLFEKDEKERRVLEAIDNLRDKFGENAIVRAGAMR, encoded by the coding sequence ATGCGAACAATAGCCCACATAGACATGGATGCATTCTTTGCGTCGGTTGAGCAGGTATTTAATCCGCACTATAAAGGCAAACCTCTTGTAGTGTGTGGTGACCCGAACAGAAGAGGGGTTGTGTCAACGGCTTCTTACGAAGCCCGCAAGTACGGAGTAAGAGCCGGAATGCCGCTTCAGGAAGCGCGCTACCTGTGTCCTAACGGGATTTATGTAGAGGGAAATTCCGAGAAATACGTGCATGTTTCTCTCAAACTCCTTGAGATTTACAAAGACTTCACGCCGATGGTGGAACCCTTCAGCATTGACGAGGCCTTTCTGGATTTGACGGGGACTATTTATGAATGGGAAGTGGCGAGAAAGGGAGCCATTCTTATAAAGAAGAGGATTCGCGAGGAGTTTAACCTTACGGCCTCAATAGGGATAGCTCCGAACAAGTACATGGCCAAGATGGCGTCGGGCCTAGAAAAACCGGACGGCCTGGTCCAGATTGACAGTGAAGACTACAGGAAGATTTTCTGGAAGCGAAAGGTGGAAGAATTGTGGGGCGTGGGAGCCAAAACCGCTGTAGCATTGAGAAGGTTGGGTATAGACACCGTCGACGACCTGGCCAGATTTCCGGTCACTATTTTGAGAGCAGAATTTGGAATCAACGGAGAGAAGCTTTCTGATATGGCGAACGGGAAGGACGATTCTCCTGTCACTCCTTACTACGAAGGCGTGCCGGTAAAATCAATGGGTCACGAATATACCTTGAGGGAGGATACGGACAGTCTCGACAAATTGGAAAGGACGCTCTTAAGGCTTTCGGATCAGGTCGGGCGACGCCTCAGACAAGAAGGGTATCTCGGTGACACCGTGACGCTGAAACTGAGAAGCAGTACGTTTGCAACAATAACAAGACAGAAAAAACTCACGGGTTACACCGATGAAGATAGAATGATATTCGGCGTGGGGAGAGGCCTCCTGAAAGAAAACTGGAAGGGAGAAAAAGTAAGACTGGTGGGTGTGAGTATTTCGGGACTCGTGAGAAGAGGCCACAGCTTAAGCGAATCTCTTTTCGAGAAGGACGAAAAAGAGCGAAGAGTGCTTGAGGCAATCGATAACCTCAGGGACAAGTTCGGCGAGAACGCGATAGTAAGAGCGGGTGCCATGCGATAA
- the lexA gene encoding transcriptional repressor LexA codes for MGMKDRDRVKLERPRGGRKLGKGQGAGKRAQAGQRATGCLGARAGKILDFIVNSILEKGSPPTIREIGKEFRISSTNGVRYYLGVLEKAGCIKRKGKISRGIEVKREWIDSARGESWRFVLGRVQGGRIDKAREISPSSPLGLLRPLGLPGLVEVPLVGRVAAGTPVLAEENIEDVITVDGSIAKPGKLFALRVRGDSMKNAGLLDGDIAIVRQQPRADSGDIVVALLGEEATVKKYVLKENEVILEPENESYEPIVVTEESQFSLVGKVIGSLRRY; via the coding sequence ATGGGAATGAAAGATCGAGATCGAGTCAAACTTGAGAGACCAAGAGGCGGTAGGAAGCTCGGCAAGGGACAAGGTGCGGGTAAAAGAGCGCAGGCTGGCCAAAGAGCAACGGGTTGTCTCGGAGCGAGGGCCGGGAAGATCCTCGATTTTATAGTGAATTCTATTCTTGAAAAGGGTTCGCCACCGACGATACGCGAGATAGGAAAAGAGTTCAGGATTTCCTCTACTAATGGAGTGAGATATTACCTCGGAGTTCTTGAAAAGGCCGGATGCATTAAACGTAAAGGGAAGATATCGAGGGGCATAGAAGTGAAGAGAGAGTGGATTGATTCCGCGAGAGGGGAGTCTTGGAGATTCGTCCTCGGCCGGGTTCAAGGCGGAAGGATTGACAAGGCGAGGGAAATCAGCCCAAGCAGCCCACTAGGATTACTCAGACCACTAGGATTACCAGGGCTTGTTGAGGTTCCCCTCGTCGGTAGGGTGGCTGCCGGCACTCCTGTTCTTGCCGAGGAGAACATAGAAGATGTTATAACGGTCGATGGGAGCATCGCGAAACCCGGGAAACTTTTCGCGCTGAGAGTGCGCGGAGACAGCATGAAGAACGCGGGCCTTCTTGATGGAGACATAGCCATCGTAAGGCAACAACCCCGCGCCGATTCAGGCGATATTGTAGTCGCGCTTCTTGGAGAAGAGGCCACGGTGAAAAAATACGTCCTCAAAGAAAACGAAGTGATACTTGAGCCGGAGAACGAAAGCTATGAACCCATAGTTGTAACGGAAGAAAGTCAATTCAGTTTGGTGGGTAAGGTGATCGGATCGTTGAGAAGGTATTGA
- a CDS encoding DEAD/DEAH box helicase, with the protein MRQVCDRKTGAEVTIKEALKDLLSSPGFKERVKYIKNLEAREAVYGELSSPLRAELSGALAGVGIERLYSHQVRAVELAREGKHFVVVTGTASGKTLCYNIPVLETLLSRENANAFYVFPTKALAQDQLKGLLRLASQDERISSRLHLGTYDGDTTPHARRKLREAANVILTNPDMLHQGILPYHTRWSKFFSNLEYVVIDEIHSYRGIFGSNVANVIRRLRRVCSHYGSNPKFVLCSATIRNPQDLASQLIGLDVEIVSEDGSPRGSKMFIFWNPPFLDEAKMERRSSNVEAKELLVELVKNGIQTIAFTKARVVAELIYRYALDDLLKHRATLKDSIRPYRAGYLPEDRREIERQLFSGELMGVVSTNALELGIDVGGLDASITVGFPGTIASTWQQAGRAGRGTREALSVLVAYNDPIDQYLMRHPEYFFRQSPESAVVAPDNPYVLAGHLCAAAFELPISESDRELFGPLTEEITRVLEDEGKMKGIDKKWYWSSTDFPAASVNLRTISDDTYTIVDAKHGNTVIGTVDAISAPELVYPEAIYLHEGETFFTKKLDMEQKVAYVERAEVDYYTQPVLDTSLRVLRQRKEKKLAGQRVVLGDADVTWATIAFKKIKFYSLDSIGYKTLDLPAQHLETASMWFVPATTLLKQVRVAGKNPVEGLAGIRNMMINVVPLFAMCDRQDIGGVIDSSNTGTPTIFIYDRFQGGLGFAERTYELIQEVLQACLSLVKECECSEGCPSCVGLPILRPAQHQDPDVYHGWAIPSKEIARAMLEALVMKSGPILGERR; encoded by the coding sequence ATGAGACAGGTTTGTGATAGAAAGACCGGAGCCGAGGTGACGATCAAGGAAGCGCTGAAAGACTTACTTTCTTCGCCGGGCTTCAAAGAAAGAGTGAAGTACATAAAGAATCTGGAAGCACGAGAGGCAGTCTACGGTGAACTCTCGTCGCCGCTACGGGCCGAGCTCTCAGGCGCGCTTGCAGGGGTGGGAATTGAGCGGCTCTATTCCCATCAAGTGAGGGCCGTGGAGCTTGCGAGAGAGGGAAAGCACTTCGTAGTTGTTACCGGGACGGCAAGCGGAAAGACTCTCTGCTATAACATCCCGGTGCTTGAGACGTTGCTTTCGAGAGAGAACGCGAACGCTTTCTACGTCTTTCCGACAAAGGCGCTGGCCCAGGATCAGTTGAAGGGGCTCCTCAGGTTGGCCTCCCAGGACGAGAGAATATCGTCCCGTCTTCACCTCGGCACGTACGACGGAGACACCACGCCTCACGCGAGGCGAAAGCTTCGCGAAGCCGCTAACGTGATTCTCACCAATCCTGACATGTTGCACCAGGGAATCCTGCCTTACCACACGCGCTGGAGCAAATTTTTCTCGAATCTTGAGTACGTGGTTATCGATGAGATCCATTCTTACAGAGGCATTTTCGGTTCCAACGTGGCTAACGTAATAAGAAGGTTGCGCAGAGTCTGCAGTCACTACGGTTCGAACCCGAAATTCGTTCTTTGCTCGGCAACTATCAGGAACCCCCAGGATTTGGCCTCGCAACTCATCGGCCTCGACGTAGAGATCGTCTCCGAAGATGGGTCGCCACGCGGTTCGAAGATGTTTATTTTCTGGAATCCCCCTTTTCTTGACGAAGCAAAGATGGAACGAAGAAGCTCAAACGTTGAGGCGAAAGAGCTTCTGGTTGAGCTTGTCAAGAATGGAATACAAACAATCGCGTTCACCAAGGCAAGGGTCGTCGCGGAATTGATATACCGGTACGCCTTGGACGATCTTTTGAAACACAGGGCGACGTTGAAGGATTCCATAAGGCCCTACAGAGCGGGATATCTTCCGGAGGATAGAAGAGAAATCGAGCGACAGCTTTTCTCCGGCGAACTCATGGGCGTTGTCAGCACGAACGCGCTTGAACTCGGAATTGATGTCGGCGGGCTCGACGCATCAATCACTGTAGGATTTCCCGGTACTATCGCGAGCACGTGGCAGCAGGCAGGTAGGGCTGGTAGGGGCACAAGAGAAGCCTTGAGCGTGCTCGTTGCGTACAACGACCCGATTGACCAATACCTCATGCGTCACCCGGAGTATTTCTTTAGACAGTCGCCCGAGAGCGCGGTCGTTGCTCCCGACAATCCATATGTTCTTGCGGGCCACCTCTGCGCCGCGGCCTTCGAGCTTCCGATATCGGAGTCCGACAGGGAGCTCTTTGGTCCGCTGACCGAGGAGATCACGCGCGTGCTCGAAGACGAAGGCAAGATGAAGGGGATAGACAAGAAATGGTACTGGTCCAGCACCGATTTCCCCGCCGCCTCGGTGAATTTGAGAACCATTTCCGATGACACCTACACTATCGTGGACGCGAAACACGGCAACACGGTGATAGGAACGGTTGATGCCATAAGCGCACCGGAGCTTGTTTACCCCGAGGCCATCTATTTGCATGAAGGGGAGACCTTCTTCACGAAAAAGCTCGACATGGAGCAGAAGGTTGCATACGTGGAACGAGCTGAGGTGGACTATTACACGCAGCCCGTCCTCGACACCAGTCTGAGGGTATTGAGACAACGAAAAGAAAAGAAATTGGCGGGACAGAGAGTCGTTCTTGGCGACGCGGACGTGACCTGGGCGACGATCGCGTTTAAGAAAATAAAGTTCTACAGCCTGGACAGCATCGGATACAAGACGCTCGATCTTCCAGCGCAACACCTTGAGACGGCCAGTATGTGGTTCGTACCCGCGACGACCCTCCTGAAGCAGGTTCGAGTGGCGGGCAAGAATCCCGTCGAAGGGCTCGCGGGCATACGCAACATGATGATAAACGTAGTTCCTCTTTTTGCCATGTGCGACAGGCAAGATATCGGAGGAGTCATAGACAGCAGTAATACGGGCACGCCCACCATCTTCATTTACGACAGATTCCAGGGGGGTCTCGGATTCGCCGAGAGAACGTACGAACTCATCCAGGAAGTGCTTCAAGCCTGTCTTTCTCTGGTCAAAGAATGCGAGTGTTCCGAGGGATGTCCTTCCTGCGTCGGTCTCCCGATACTCAGACCTGCGCAGCACCAGGACCCCGACGTCTATCACGGTTGGGCGATTCCTAGTAAGGAGATCGCGCGAGCAATGTTGGAGGCTCTCGTCATGAAGAGTGGGCCGATCTTGGGCGAACGACGCTGA
- a CDS encoding DUF72 domain-containing protein, which produces MIRIGTSGYSFDDWVGTFYPPDIRKGDMLSYYAKHFNVVEINSSYYRIPHPAVFHQMEKKTAPGFEFFVKANKAMTHEWSTERALYQQFLDSCRPLVEAGKFCGVLAQFPWGFKQNEKNSEFLKKMRENFGDTPLVVEFRNDSWVKDEVFSLLEKESISFCAVDEPPLRGLVPPIVKYTAEPGYVRFHGRNARNWWASGGGDRYDYDYTEQELTEWLGKIKELAATARKTYIFFNNCHAGQAARSAKLMERLLSLEIQ; this is translated from the coding sequence ATGATAAGAATAGGTACGAGCGGCTACAGTTTTGATGACTGGGTGGGGACTTTCTATCCGCCCGACATTCGGAAGGGCGACATGCTTTCTTACTACGCCAAGCACTTCAACGTGGTGGAGATAAATTCCAGCTACTATAGGATTCCCCATCCGGCAGTATTTCACCAGATGGAGAAGAAGACCGCCCCCGGCTTTGAATTCTTCGTCAAGGCGAACAAGGCAATGACGCACGAGTGGAGCACGGAACGGGCTCTGTACCAGCAGTTTCTGGATTCGTGCCGCCCGCTCGTGGAGGCGGGCAAGTTCTGTGGTGTTCTGGCCCAGTTTCCCTGGGGGTTCAAACAGAACGAAAAAAACTCCGAGTTCCTCAAGAAAATGCGCGAGAACTTTGGGGACACCCCTCTGGTCGTTGAGTTCAGGAACGATTCCTGGGTCAAGGACGAAGTGTTCTCTCTCCTCGAGAAGGAGAGCATCTCCTTCTGCGCCGTGGATGAACCGCCGTTGAGGGGGTTGGTGCCGCCGATTGTGAAGTACACCGCCGAACCTGGTTACGTGAGGTTTCATGGGAGAAACGCGAGGAACTGGTGGGCGAGCGGCGGAGGCGATCGGTACGACTATGACTACACCGAACAAGAACTGACGGAGTGGTTAGGAAAGATAAAGGAGCTGGCCGCAACCGCGCGGAAGACGTACATTTTCTTCAACAACTGTCATGCGGGGCAGGCGGCGAGAAGTGCGAAACTCATGGAGAGGCTACTGTCGCTTGAGATTCAATAG